A region of Paenibacillus thiaminolyticus DNA encodes the following proteins:
- a CDS encoding discoidin domain-containing protein, whose translation MENKFLLKINDQMYHSLINEKYVEIGDELAKDDFSVYGLNNSFYIDLNNKLINRSFVVKNPLIYEKGRVFRLRIDGSMVKKIEDSYSKGKVDVTPILNSFSNGEVTVSASSTASGYPVYNAFNDSSRYWKANNVDTSITMIFQKPIVLTSYSISKYYGTGPGPNYSSFAGSNDGRTWTTLVNKTSLSVNFNNNAAYTHYRFSLSGHTYAAEKFHTVKRIHIYRSYYQKLLILHDDKYKYYDSRSNEWGIIGDTCEEMDFLQYGILPSSIPEAAWAKISGEIELLYYREDDVPEMVISILTEPFTLAEEFDDQTIKIIEYTDNPDQEDSTITLETEPFTFYDEVGDSFDVLYYTDDPDKNEAELEIHHTYSPLDELDGDFELVTWTMEEEAEVQEELKPIFKEKIEDGDLYGVTVDLSKGIVYIK comes from the coding sequence ATGGAAAATAAATTCTTACTGAAAATAAATGATCAGATGTACCATTCTCTAATTAATGAGAAATACGTAGAGATTGGGGATGAATTAGCAAAAGATGACTTTAGCGTTTATGGTCTTAATAATAGTTTTTACATTGATTTAAATAATAAACTTATTAACAGAAGTTTTGTGGTCAAAAATCCTCTCATATATGAGAAAGGAAGAGTGTTTAGACTTCGTATTGACGGTTCCATGGTGAAAAAAATAGAGGACAGTTATTCAAAGGGGAAGGTAGATGTTACTCCTATTTTGAATTCATTTTCTAATGGAGAGGTTACTGTAAGTGCTAGTAGTACTGCATCAGGATATCCGGTGTATAATGCATTCAATGACTCATCAAGGTATTGGAAGGCAAATAATGTTGACACATCAATTACGATGATTTTTCAAAAACCTATAGTCCTTACAAGTTACAGCATTAGTAAATATTACGGGACTGGTCCTGGCCCCAATTATTCATCCTTTGCTGGATCGAATGACGGGAGAACATGGACAACGCTTGTAAATAAAACATCATTATCTGTAAATTTTAATAATAACGCAGCCTATACACATTATAGGTTTAGCTTAAGCGGTCACACATATGCTGCTGAAAAATTTCATACAGTTAAAAGAATACACATTTATAGAAGTTATTATCAAAAACTATTGATTTTGCATGATGATAAATACAAATACTACGATAGCCGCAGCAATGAGTGGGGAATTATTGGTGATACATGTGAGGAAATGGACTTTTTACAATATGGTATCCTCCCATCTTCTATTCCCGAAGCAGCATGGGCTAAAATATCAGGTGAGATTGAACTCCTCTATTACAGAGAAGATGATGTACCTGAAATGGTTATCTCTATTTTAACTGAACCATTTACTCTGGCTGAAGAATTTGATGATCAGACAATAAAAATAATCGAATATACCGACAACCCTGATCAAGAAGATTCGACCATCACCTTAGAAACCGAACCATTCACCTTTTACGATGAGGTTGGTGACAGTTTCGATGTACTATATTACACCGACGATCCAGATAAGAATGAAGCTGAACTTGAAATCCACCATACTTATTCGCCACTGGATGAGTTGGATGGAGATTTTGAATTGGTGACATGGACAATGGAAGAAGAGGCAGAGGTTCAAGAGGAGCTAAAACCAATATTTAAAGAAAAGATTGAAGATGGCGATCTATACGGTGTAACCGTGGATTTATCAAAAGGAATTGTATATATAAAGTGA
- a CDS encoding SPRY domain-containing protein — MAIIDVTWDVVNKGSGVILSNANLTAKVPNYNNTVRATHGKSHGKWYWEITVSVYNWLLIGIVNRDAVLTSTNSSTQNARYYWENGKKLPENVLYGKNFVVGDVISILLNLDSGTLEFWKNGVSQGISHTNIKTMGEVFPAVSAPQSGATESTVTANFGASSFVYPMPKGFSSFDCRQRHWDSRMLFQTSTENRVAFYNKFNTITAIPKMTSNITPSGRAFAKDIYSTSYDAWKAFNQVDDTEGYASKTGSGGVGFLGYEFDKPIAIAKYAVRSMAGSSHLNKLPRDWTFEGSHDGDKWHVLDTQKNQTWTTINTDKDYYIDNPKSYKMYRLNWSANNGNTGYTDVNELKMYRGVNVVSYIPTVSEKYFTAYGMDKIAQETLKNNYDKVQLISNKESDLNEGKIFEHNIDLKKYEVKGIRNHD; from the coding sequence GTGGCAATTATAGATGTTACTTGGGATGTAGTAAATAAAGGTAGTGGTGTGATTCTAAGTAATGCGAACCTAACAGCAAAAGTCCCTAATTACAATAATACTGTAAGAGCAACGCACGGGAAAAGCCACGGAAAGTGGTACTGGGAAATAACCGTAAGTGTTTATAATTGGCTACTCATAGGAATAGTGAACAGAGATGCTGTTTTAACTTCTACTAATAGTTCCACTCAAAATGCGCGGTATTATTGGGAAAACGGAAAAAAACTACCGGAAAATGTTCTGTATGGGAAGAATTTTGTTGTTGGAGATGTAATAAGTATCCTTCTAAACTTGGATAGTGGGACATTAGAATTTTGGAAAAATGGAGTTAGTCAGGGTATATCTCATACCAATATCAAAACTATGGGGGAAGTTTTTCCTGCTGTTTCAGCTCCACAATCAGGAGCAACAGAAAGTACAGTAACAGCTAATTTCGGAGCTTCCTCTTTTGTCTATCCTATGCCTAAGGGATTTTCTTCTTTTGATTGTAGGCAAAGGCATTGGGATAGTAGAATGCTATTTCAAACAAGTACCGAAAATCGAGTGGCATTTTATAATAAGTTCAATACTATAACTGCAATTCCCAAAATGACATCAAATATTACGCCATCTGGACGTGCATTTGCAAAGGATATTTATTCAACAAGCTATGATGCTTGGAAAGCATTTAATCAAGTTGATGATACAGAAGGTTATGCATCTAAAACTGGTAGTGGTGGAGTTGGTTTTTTAGGGTATGAGTTTGATAAACCAATAGCCATTGCGAAATATGCTGTCAGGAGTATGGCTGGAAGTTCTCATTTGAATAAGCTTCCAAGAGACTGGACTTTTGAAGGCAGTCACGATGGAGATAAGTGGCATGTATTAGATACACAGAAAAACCAAACGTGGACTACCATAAATACAGATAAGGATTACTACATCGACAATCCGAAATCTTATAAAATGTATCGTTTGAATTGGTCTGCTAACAATGGAAATACAGGATATACAGATGTAAATGAATTAAAGATGTACAGAGGTGTTAATGTGGTTTCATATATTCCGACAGTAAGTGAAAAATACTTTACGGCGTATGGGATGGACAAAATAGCCCAAGAAACTTTAAAAAATAATTATGATAAGGTGCAGCTAATATCCAATAAAGAAAGCGACTTAAATGAAGGAAAGATATTTGAGCATAATATAGATTTGAAGAAATATGAAGTGAAGGGAATCAGGAATCATGATTGA